A portion of the Falco naumanni isolate bFalNau1 chromosome 9, bFalNau1.pat, whole genome shotgun sequence genome contains these proteins:
- the RRP12 gene encoding RRP12-like protein isoform X1: MARSGRLRSGAAAKLKRWRKGHSSDCNPETRRHRLAARSRFFSRPAEKSNLTVDAVKLHNELQSGSPHLERTTDSAQLRMEEDDTAEAATEKSSGTFLSGLSDCTNVTFSKVQRFWESNSAAHKEICAVLAAVTEVIRSRGGKESETEYFAALMTTLEVVESPESLSAVAYLLNLVLKRVPSPVLIKKFSDASKALMGIVSSQACSSSTSALRWVLSCLATLLRKQDLAAWSYPITLQVYHGLLSFCVHTKPKVRKAAQHGVCSVLRGSEFMFGDAAPEHHPAAPSTAKFCVQEIEKAGGTKEATTTLHVLALLRDLLPCFPAAVVKTCCETLLRVMTLSHMLVTACAMQAFHSLFSAQASEACLPAELNGQIITALYDYVPSVSDLQPLLTWLSTMERAHINLGRLQKDLCWAHLPRLFSAAMNCFLSPHSQVVATAAQTLETLLSECVGPHMEDLGTVSASAPAPAAYLCKMFRSVEEGLTYRFHAAWDEVLRVLEVFFETCGKQCHPIMRKCLRSLCDLRLSPHFPHTAEVDQAVGAAVSTMGPEVLLEAVPLEIDGKEETLDFPRSWLLPVLRDYVQGARLGFFTSYFLPLAAALKSRAVEFTQAGKSVEAKIYDTLQWQVWTLLPGFCTHPTDVLGAFKGLARTLGMAISERPDLRPTVCQALRTLIHKGCETDAERAEVGRFAKNFLPILFNVYSQPEEDGASSAQRRSVLDTVRAYLTITDPQMVCGFLQKASVKLTSPESSEFTRLSILDLVVAMAPYADEQSLDSLYRTIQPSLQSKERSMQKKAYRVLEEVCAAPHAPCQAFVRSHLQDLQAALLDSLKSAASPAKRPRLKCLFHIVKQLSAEHEPFVTALVPEVVLCTKEVSVGARKNAFALLVEMGHAFIRFGPTPQEAMQRFLLLIYVGLTGSVTMISCTVLALTRLFFEFKDHLELSVVEQLLQNICLLLASRTRDVVKSALGFLKVTLLLVDTKLLAKHLQTMLEAVGNLSDDMRRHFRMKLRNLFIKFIRKFGFDLVKGLLPAEYHKVLVNIRKAEARSRKQRALRQAAADTNEEEAPPAHPRGDSMEEILADSEDEEEEEEERQRSKEWRKQARQKGQAWLKEGEEDEPLNFLDPNVSQRVLATKPGPRRSTGVSHDFQVSKDGRLIIHEEEEVDDDEAKGADEEMADVLQDVGLRSKKSQKRRFREEPDDEELEAETYPQYRAGGSGIHRQLNKEPVFGAEYRSKKGKGDVKKKGQLDPYAYIPLNRAKLNRRKRAKMQGQFKGLMKGAQRGAKAGRRNRVKAQRP, encoded by the exons ATGGCGCGGAGCGGGCGGCTCCGTTCGGGCGCCGCCGCCAAGCTGAAGCGGTGGCGGAAGGGCCACAGCAGCGACTGTAACCCCGAGACCCGCCGGCACCGCCTGGCCGCTCGCAGCCGCTTCTTTAGCCGGCCCGCCG AGAAAAGCAACTTGACGGTGGATGCGGTGAAGCTGCACAATGAGCTGCAGTCGGGGTCCCCGCATTTGGAACGGACAACTGACAGCGCTCAGCTCCGCATGGAGGAGGATGATACCGCGGAGGCCGCCACAGAGAAGTCCTCCGGCACCTTCCTGAGTGGGCTGAGTGACTGCACCAATGTCACCTTCAGCAAGGTGCAGCGCTTCTGGGAATCCAATTCTGCTGCTCACAAAGAG ATCTGCGCTGTGCTGGCAGCCGTGACAGAGGTGATCCGCTCACGGGGGGGCAAGGAGAGTGAGACAGAGTACTTTGCTGCACTG ATGACCACACTGGAAGTGGTGGAGTCTCCTGAGTCACTGTCAGCTGTTGCCTACCTGCTTAACCTTGTCCTAAAGCG GGTTCCAAGCCCTGTGCTTATAAAAAAGTTCTCAGATGCCTCAAAAGCCTTAATGGGTATCGTGTCCTCACAGgcctgcagcagctccacctCTGCCCTGCGATGG GTCCTCTCTTGCCTGGCCACACTGCTGCGGAAGCAGGACTTGGCAGCCTGGAGCTACCCCATCACTCTCCAGGTCTATCACGGCTTGCTGAGCTTCTGTGTTCATACCAAGCCTAAG GTGCGGAAAGCGGCGCAGCATGGGGTGTGCTCTGTCCTGAGGGGCAGTGAGTTCATGTTTGGAGATGCAGCACCTGAGCatcaccctgcagcaccctccACTGCCAAGTTCTGCGTGCAGGAGATAGAAAAAGCTGGAG GCACCAAGGAGGCAACCACCACCCTGCATGTCCTCGCCCTGCTGCGGGACCTGctgccctgcttccctgcagctgtggTGAAGACCTGCTGTGAGACCTTGCTCCGAGTCATGACTCTCAGCCACATG CTGGTGACGGCGTGTGCCATGCAAGCCTTCCACAGCCTCTTCAGTGCCCAGGCCAGTGAGGCCTGCCTGCCAGCTGAGCTCAATGGCCAGATCATCACC GCCCTCTACGACTACGTGCCCAGCGTGAGTGacctgcagccactgctgacCTGGCTGTCCACCATGGAGCGGGCACACATCAACCTGGGCAG gctgCAGAAGGACCTGTGCTGGGCTCACCTCCCCCGGCTCTTCTCTGCTGCTATGAACTGTTTCCTCTCCCCGCACTCCCAGGTGGTGGCGACAGCAGCTCAGACCCTGGAG ACCCTCCTCAGCGAGTGTGTTGGTCCGCACATGGAGGACCTGGGCACAGTCTCTGCATccgccccagcccctgctgcctaCCTGTGCAAGATGTTCAG aTCAGTGGAGGAGGGCCTGACGTACCGTTTCCATGCAGCGTGGGATGAGGTGCTGCGGGTGCTGGAGGTCTTCTTCGAGACGTGTGGGAAGCAGTGCCACCCCATCATGAGGAAG TGTCTCCGGTCCCTGTGTGACCTGCGTCTCTCCCCACACTTCCCCCACACTGCTGAAGTGGACCAGGCAGTGGGGGCTGCTGTGAGCACCATGGGTCCTGAGGTGCTCCTAGAAGCTGTGCCCCTGGAAATCGATGGCAAGGA ggAGACCCTGGATTTCCCCCGCAGCTGGCTCCTGCCGGTGCTGCGGGACTATGTGCAGGGTGCGCGGCTTGGCTTCTTCACCAGCTACTTCTTGCCCTTGGCAGCTGCCCTAAAAAGCAGAG ctgtggagTTTACCCAGGCTGGGAAGAGTGTGGAGGCCAAGATCTATGACACGCTGCAGTGGCAG GTCTGGACCCTGCTGCCTGGCTTCTGCACCCACCCCACGGATGTGCTGGGGGCCTTCAAGGGGCTGGCCCGCACGCTGGGCATGGCCATCAGTGAGCGTCCAGACCTCCGCCCCACCGTGTGCCAGGCCTTGCGCACCCTCATCCACAAAGGCTGCGAGACAG ATGCGGAGCGGGCAGAAGTGGGTCGCTTTGCCAAAAATTTCCTGCCCATCCTGTTCAACGTGTACAGCCAGCCtgaggaggatggggccagcaGTGCTCAGCGGCGCTCTGTGCTGGACACTGTCCGTGCTTACCTGACCATCACTGACCCGCAG ATGGTGTGTGGGTTCCTGCAGAAAGCCAGCGTGAAGCTGACCAGTCCTGAGAGCTCTGAATTTACCAG ACTCTCCATTCTGGACCTGGTGGTAGCAATGGCACCCTATGCTGATGAGCAGTCCTTAGACTCCCTGTACCGCACCATCCAGCCTTCCCTCCAG agcaagGAGCGTAGCATGCAGAAGAAGGCGTACCGTGTGCTGGAGGAGGTGTGTGCCGCTCCCCATGCCCCCTGCCAGGCCTTCGTCCGCTCCCACCTGCAGGATCtgcaggcagcgctgctggACTCGCTCAAGAGCGCGGCATCCCCGGCCAAGAGG CCTAGGCTGAAGTGCCTGTTCCACATTGTGAAGCAGCTCTCTGCTGAGCATGAGCCCTttgtcactgccctggtcccaGAG GTCGTCCTGTGCACCAAGGAGGTATCGGTGGGGGCCCGCAAGAATGCCTTTGCGCTGCTTGTGGAGATGGGGCATGCCTTCATCCGCTTTGGGCCCACCCCCCAAG AGGCCATGCAGCGATTCCTGCTCCTGATCTACGTGGGGCTCACAGGCTCAGTCACCATGATCAGCTGCACGGTGCTGGCACTGACTCGCCTGTTCTTTGAGTTCAAAG ATCACCTAGAGCTGAGCGTggtggagcagctcctgcagaacatctgcctgctgctggcctccCGCACGCGGGATGTGGTGAAGTCGGCCCTGGGTTTCCTCAAGGTCACACTGCTGCTGGTAGACACCAAGCTGCTGGCCAAGCATCTCCAGACGATG ctggaggctgtggGAAACCTTTCAGACGACATGAGACGGCACTTCCGTATGAAGCTGCGAAACCTTTTCATCAAGTTCATCCGCAAGTTTGG ATTTGATCTGGTgaaggggctgctgccagccgaGTACCATAAGGTGCTGGTGAACATCCGCAAGGCAGAAGCCCGGAGCCGCAAGCAGCGTGCCCTGAGGCAGGCGGCCGCGGATACCAACGAAGAGGAGGCACCACCGGCACATCCCAGAGGAGACAG CATGGAGGAGATCCTGGCTGACTcagaggatgaggaggaggaagaggaggaacgGCAGAGGAGCAAGGAGTGGAGGAAGCAAGCACGGCAGAAGGGCCAAGCCTGGctgaaggaaggggaagaggatgaGCCCCTCAACTTCCTGGACCCCAATGTGTCCCAGCGGGTCCTGG CCACCAAGCCAGGCCCCAGGCGGTCCACGGGAGTGAGCCACGACTTCCAGGTGTCCAAGGACGGGCGTCTGATCATCCATGAAGAAGAGGAGGTGGATGATGATGAAGCCAAAG GAGCAGATGAGGAGATGGCAGATGTGCTGCAAGATGTGGGTCTCCGCAGT AAGAAGAGCCAGAAGCGTCGGTTCAGAGAGGAACCAGATGATGAGGAACTCGAAGCTGAGACCTACCCTCAGTACAGAG ctggagGCTCTGGGATCCACCGGCAGCTGAACAAGGAGCCAGTCTTCGGTGCAGAGTACAGATCCAAG AAAGGTAAAGGCGATGTGAAGAAGAAAGGCCAGCTCGACCCCTACGCCTACATCCCCCTGAACAGAGCTAAACTCAACAGAAG GAAGCGGGCAAAAATGCAGGGCCAGTTCAAGGGCCTGATGAAGGGAGCCCAGCGTGGGGCCAAGGCTGGCCGCAGGAACCGTGTGAAGGCCCAACGCCCCTGA
- the RRP12 gene encoding RRP12-like protein isoform X2 yields the protein MEEDDTAEAATEKSSGTFLSGLSDCTNVTFSKVQRFWESNSAAHKEICAVLAAVTEVIRSRGGKESETEYFAALMTTLEVVESPESLSAVAYLLNLVLKRVPSPVLIKKFSDASKALMGIVSSQACSSSTSALRWVLSCLATLLRKQDLAAWSYPITLQVYHGLLSFCVHTKPKVRKAAQHGVCSVLRGSEFMFGDAAPEHHPAAPSTAKFCVQEIEKAGGTKEATTTLHVLALLRDLLPCFPAAVVKTCCETLLRVMTLSHMLVTACAMQAFHSLFSAQASEACLPAELNGQIITALYDYVPSVSDLQPLLTWLSTMERAHINLGRLQKDLCWAHLPRLFSAAMNCFLSPHSQVVATAAQTLETLLSECVGPHMEDLGTVSASAPAPAAYLCKMFRSVEEGLTYRFHAAWDEVLRVLEVFFETCGKQCHPIMRKCLRSLCDLRLSPHFPHTAEVDQAVGAAVSTMGPEVLLEAVPLEIDGKEETLDFPRSWLLPVLRDYVQGARLGFFTSYFLPLAAALKSRAVEFTQAGKSVEAKIYDTLQWQVWTLLPGFCTHPTDVLGAFKGLARTLGMAISERPDLRPTVCQALRTLIHKGCETDAERAEVGRFAKNFLPILFNVYSQPEEDGASSAQRRSVLDTVRAYLTITDPQMVCGFLQKASVKLTSPESSEFTRLSILDLVVAMAPYADEQSLDSLYRTIQPSLQSKERSMQKKAYRVLEEVCAAPHAPCQAFVRSHLQDLQAALLDSLKSAASPAKRPRLKCLFHIVKQLSAEHEPFVTALVPEVVLCTKEVSVGARKNAFALLVEMGHAFIRFGPTPQEAMQRFLLLIYVGLTGSVTMISCTVLALTRLFFEFKDHLELSVVEQLLQNICLLLASRTRDVVKSALGFLKVTLLLVDTKLLAKHLQTMLEAVGNLSDDMRRHFRMKLRNLFIKFIRKFGFDLVKGLLPAEYHKVLVNIRKAEARSRKQRALRQAAADTNEEEAPPAHPRGDSMEEILADSEDEEEEEEERQRSKEWRKQARQKGQAWLKEGEEDEPLNFLDPNVSQRVLATKPGPRRSTGVSHDFQVSKDGRLIIHEEEEVDDDEAKGADEEMADVLQDVGLRSKKSQKRRFREEPDDEELEAETYPQYRAGGSGIHRQLNKEPVFGAEYRSKKGKGDVKKKGQLDPYAYIPLNRAKLNRRKRAKMQGQFKGLMKGAQRGAKAGRRNRVKAQRP from the exons ATGGAGGAGGATGATACCGCGGAGGCCGCCACAGAGAAGTCCTCCGGCACCTTCCTGAGTGGGCTGAGTGACTGCACCAATGTCACCTTCAGCAAGGTGCAGCGCTTCTGGGAATCCAATTCTGCTGCTCACAAAGAG ATCTGCGCTGTGCTGGCAGCCGTGACAGAGGTGATCCGCTCACGGGGGGGCAAGGAGAGTGAGACAGAGTACTTTGCTGCACTG ATGACCACACTGGAAGTGGTGGAGTCTCCTGAGTCACTGTCAGCTGTTGCCTACCTGCTTAACCTTGTCCTAAAGCG GGTTCCAAGCCCTGTGCTTATAAAAAAGTTCTCAGATGCCTCAAAAGCCTTAATGGGTATCGTGTCCTCACAGgcctgcagcagctccacctCTGCCCTGCGATGG GTCCTCTCTTGCCTGGCCACACTGCTGCGGAAGCAGGACTTGGCAGCCTGGAGCTACCCCATCACTCTCCAGGTCTATCACGGCTTGCTGAGCTTCTGTGTTCATACCAAGCCTAAG GTGCGGAAAGCGGCGCAGCATGGGGTGTGCTCTGTCCTGAGGGGCAGTGAGTTCATGTTTGGAGATGCAGCACCTGAGCatcaccctgcagcaccctccACTGCCAAGTTCTGCGTGCAGGAGATAGAAAAAGCTGGAG GCACCAAGGAGGCAACCACCACCCTGCATGTCCTCGCCCTGCTGCGGGACCTGctgccctgcttccctgcagctgtggTGAAGACCTGCTGTGAGACCTTGCTCCGAGTCATGACTCTCAGCCACATG CTGGTGACGGCGTGTGCCATGCAAGCCTTCCACAGCCTCTTCAGTGCCCAGGCCAGTGAGGCCTGCCTGCCAGCTGAGCTCAATGGCCAGATCATCACC GCCCTCTACGACTACGTGCCCAGCGTGAGTGacctgcagccactgctgacCTGGCTGTCCACCATGGAGCGGGCACACATCAACCTGGGCAG gctgCAGAAGGACCTGTGCTGGGCTCACCTCCCCCGGCTCTTCTCTGCTGCTATGAACTGTTTCCTCTCCCCGCACTCCCAGGTGGTGGCGACAGCAGCTCAGACCCTGGAG ACCCTCCTCAGCGAGTGTGTTGGTCCGCACATGGAGGACCTGGGCACAGTCTCTGCATccgccccagcccctgctgcctaCCTGTGCAAGATGTTCAG aTCAGTGGAGGAGGGCCTGACGTACCGTTTCCATGCAGCGTGGGATGAGGTGCTGCGGGTGCTGGAGGTCTTCTTCGAGACGTGTGGGAAGCAGTGCCACCCCATCATGAGGAAG TGTCTCCGGTCCCTGTGTGACCTGCGTCTCTCCCCACACTTCCCCCACACTGCTGAAGTGGACCAGGCAGTGGGGGCTGCTGTGAGCACCATGGGTCCTGAGGTGCTCCTAGAAGCTGTGCCCCTGGAAATCGATGGCAAGGA ggAGACCCTGGATTTCCCCCGCAGCTGGCTCCTGCCGGTGCTGCGGGACTATGTGCAGGGTGCGCGGCTTGGCTTCTTCACCAGCTACTTCTTGCCCTTGGCAGCTGCCCTAAAAAGCAGAG ctgtggagTTTACCCAGGCTGGGAAGAGTGTGGAGGCCAAGATCTATGACACGCTGCAGTGGCAG GTCTGGACCCTGCTGCCTGGCTTCTGCACCCACCCCACGGATGTGCTGGGGGCCTTCAAGGGGCTGGCCCGCACGCTGGGCATGGCCATCAGTGAGCGTCCAGACCTCCGCCCCACCGTGTGCCAGGCCTTGCGCACCCTCATCCACAAAGGCTGCGAGACAG ATGCGGAGCGGGCAGAAGTGGGTCGCTTTGCCAAAAATTTCCTGCCCATCCTGTTCAACGTGTACAGCCAGCCtgaggaggatggggccagcaGTGCTCAGCGGCGCTCTGTGCTGGACACTGTCCGTGCTTACCTGACCATCACTGACCCGCAG ATGGTGTGTGGGTTCCTGCAGAAAGCCAGCGTGAAGCTGACCAGTCCTGAGAGCTCTGAATTTACCAG ACTCTCCATTCTGGACCTGGTGGTAGCAATGGCACCCTATGCTGATGAGCAGTCCTTAGACTCCCTGTACCGCACCATCCAGCCTTCCCTCCAG agcaagGAGCGTAGCATGCAGAAGAAGGCGTACCGTGTGCTGGAGGAGGTGTGTGCCGCTCCCCATGCCCCCTGCCAGGCCTTCGTCCGCTCCCACCTGCAGGATCtgcaggcagcgctgctggACTCGCTCAAGAGCGCGGCATCCCCGGCCAAGAGG CCTAGGCTGAAGTGCCTGTTCCACATTGTGAAGCAGCTCTCTGCTGAGCATGAGCCCTttgtcactgccctggtcccaGAG GTCGTCCTGTGCACCAAGGAGGTATCGGTGGGGGCCCGCAAGAATGCCTTTGCGCTGCTTGTGGAGATGGGGCATGCCTTCATCCGCTTTGGGCCCACCCCCCAAG AGGCCATGCAGCGATTCCTGCTCCTGATCTACGTGGGGCTCACAGGCTCAGTCACCATGATCAGCTGCACGGTGCTGGCACTGACTCGCCTGTTCTTTGAGTTCAAAG ATCACCTAGAGCTGAGCGTggtggagcagctcctgcagaacatctgcctgctgctggcctccCGCACGCGGGATGTGGTGAAGTCGGCCCTGGGTTTCCTCAAGGTCACACTGCTGCTGGTAGACACCAAGCTGCTGGCCAAGCATCTCCAGACGATG ctggaggctgtggGAAACCTTTCAGACGACATGAGACGGCACTTCCGTATGAAGCTGCGAAACCTTTTCATCAAGTTCATCCGCAAGTTTGG ATTTGATCTGGTgaaggggctgctgccagccgaGTACCATAAGGTGCTGGTGAACATCCGCAAGGCAGAAGCCCGGAGCCGCAAGCAGCGTGCCCTGAGGCAGGCGGCCGCGGATACCAACGAAGAGGAGGCACCACCGGCACATCCCAGAGGAGACAG CATGGAGGAGATCCTGGCTGACTcagaggatgaggaggaggaagaggaggaacgGCAGAGGAGCAAGGAGTGGAGGAAGCAAGCACGGCAGAAGGGCCAAGCCTGGctgaaggaaggggaagaggatgaGCCCCTCAACTTCCTGGACCCCAATGTGTCCCAGCGGGTCCTGG CCACCAAGCCAGGCCCCAGGCGGTCCACGGGAGTGAGCCACGACTTCCAGGTGTCCAAGGACGGGCGTCTGATCATCCATGAAGAAGAGGAGGTGGATGATGATGAAGCCAAAG GAGCAGATGAGGAGATGGCAGATGTGCTGCAAGATGTGGGTCTCCGCAGT AAGAAGAGCCAGAAGCGTCGGTTCAGAGAGGAACCAGATGATGAGGAACTCGAAGCTGAGACCTACCCTCAGTACAGAG ctggagGCTCTGGGATCCACCGGCAGCTGAACAAGGAGCCAGTCTTCGGTGCAGAGTACAGATCCAAG AAAGGTAAAGGCGATGTGAAGAAGAAAGGCCAGCTCGACCCCTACGCCTACATCCCCCTGAACAGAGCTAAACTCAACAGAAG GAAGCGGGCAAAAATGCAGGGCCAGTTCAAGGGCCTGATGAAGGGAGCCCAGCGTGGGGCCAAGGCTGGCCGCAGGAACCGTGTGAAGGCCCAACGCCCCTGA